Part of the Labilibaculum antarcticum genome, ATTGTACTTTTATTGGATTTAACTGTCTGAAAGCAACATTAACCTTTTATTAACATCCTTAATCAGTAGTTATTGCGTATATTCGAACCATAAAACCAATATAGCTACCATGTTTGTAGAATCAACTAATAAATTATTTGAAATTCACATTGAAGAACTGTCATCATGGGAAAAAAGACCGCATAAACACAACTTCTTTGAGATTGTATATGTTGAAAAAGGTTCAGGTTTTCAATGTATTAATCAACATGAGTTTGCCTATAAGGAAGGAAATATCTTCTTCCTTCCTCCTTTAGATTGTCACTCGTTTAAAATTGATGAGCCTTCCAGATTTCACCTCATCCGGTTTACCGATAATTACTTTTTACAAGATGGTGGCCTTACCAGCTATAAAGATTGGTTTGATAAGATTGCCTATATAATTGCCAACTACAATAAAGTGCCAGGTGATATTATATCGACAGAAAGAGAGAGAAACTTTATCATCGATAACATCAAATCCATTTATCAGGAATATTTGGCCGCAGACAGCTATTCTGAAGGTATCATTGCTGGATCTATTGCTTCAATTCTGAATATTTTGGCCAGAAGTATTGAGAAAAGGT contains:
- a CDS encoding AraC family transcriptional regulator, producing the protein MFVESTNKLFEIHIEELSSWEKRPHKHNFFEIVYVEKGSGFQCINQHEFAYKEGNIFFLPPLDCHSFKIDEPSRFHLIRFTDNYFLQDGGLTSYKDWFDKIAYIIANYNKVPGDIISTERERNFIIDNIKSIYQEYLAADSYSEGIIAGSIASILNILARSIEKRYVDQANEIDNRFGDILRYINTHIFNSDNLRIPLLADKFSISKTYFSEYFKKQAGISLADYIIKSKLRIVETKVLHTDLSLKEIAYQLNFTDSSHLSKSFKKVYGMTVKEFRNSSQICCA